In Dyadobacter subterraneus, a single genomic region encodes these proteins:
- a CDS encoding GNAT family N-acetyltransferase yields the protein MDLIIRNAAPKDLPAILEIVNQAILETTAIYDYEIRTLEEQTAWFEKMINDGMPVIVAEFEKEVIGYGSYSIFRPKIGYKFSVEHSIYLNDKSRGIGVGGRLLGSLIQRAKESGLHTMIAGIDATNRGSIKFHEKYGFVEKGYLREVGYKFDQWLDLVFMQLILKED from the coding sequence ATGGATCTTATCATCAGAAATGCTGCTCCGAAAGACTTACCGGCTATACTGGAAATTGTAAATCAAGCTATTTTAGAAACTACTGCCATTTATGATTACGAGATCAGAACTTTGGAAGAACAGACTGCCTGGTTTGAAAAAATGATAAACGATGGTATGCCGGTAATTGTAGCTGAATTTGAGAAGGAAGTAATCGGGTATGGATCTTACAGTATTTTTCGTCCGAAAATCGGCTATAAATTCAGTGTTGAACATTCGATTTATCTGAATGACAAATCTCGTGGAATAGGAGTAGGAGGCAGGTTGCTTGGAAGTTTAATTCAGCGCGCAAAAGAATCCGGATTGCACACCATGATTGCAGGAATCGACGCCACAAATCGCGGTAGCATCAAATTTCATGAAAAATATGGATTTGTAGAAAAAGGATATTTGAGAGAGGTTGGCTATAAATTTGACCAATGGCTGGACCTGGTCTTCATGCAATTAATCCTGAAAGAAGATTAA
- a CDS encoding thiamine phosphate synthase has product MIEKLQFISNQTKEITHLESIQTALDAGCRWIQLRVKNQSFEDVLNLAEKAKVLCDSYQSKLIINDFPFIAKEINAHGLHLGLNDMPIETARKIVGKNMIIGGTANTFEHIVKRINEGADYIGLGPFQFTSTKQNLSPILGLEGYRNLIKSLKELGLSIPIIAIGGITQEDVAPITKTGMYGVAISGSIINSENPRNVVYKIKKILC; this is encoded by the coding sequence ATGATAGAAAAACTCCAGTTCATATCAAACCAAACCAAAGAAATCACCCACCTCGAAAGCATCCAAACCGCACTCGACGCAGGCTGTCGCTGGATACAACTGAGGGTGAAAAATCAATCTTTTGAAGACGTTTTAAATCTTGCAGAAAAAGCCAAGGTCCTTTGTGACAGCTATCAGTCCAAACTTATAATCAACGATTTCCCATTTATCGCAAAAGAAATCAATGCTCACGGTCTGCATCTCGGACTTAATGATATGCCTATTGAAACGGCGAGAAAAATAGTTGGAAAAAACATGATTATAGGCGGGACTGCCAACACATTTGAACATATCGTAAAAAGAATTAACGAAGGAGCAGATTACATAGGATTGGGCCCTTTCCAGTTTACCTCAACCAAACAAAATCTCAGCCCGATTTTGGGATTAGAAGGTTACAGAAATCTAATAAAGTCATTAAAAGAACTTGGTTTATCAATTCCAATAATTGCAATCGGCGGGATTACACAAGAAGATGTTGCACCAATAACCAAAACCGGAATGTACGGAGTAGCCATTTCCGGCTCAATTATTAATTCTGAAAATCCGCGAAACGTGGTTTACAAAATCAAAAAAATACTATGTTAA
- the moeB gene encoding HesA/MoeB/ThiF family protein yields MESQERKRYSRQIVLLEMGISGQEKLKAAKVLVIGAGGLGCPVLQYLTAAGVGTIGVVDDDTVDITNLHRQILYSADDIGKGKAKTAVEKLSVMNPFVNLIAIPVRLDETNALEIISNYDLVIDGSDNFPTRYLANDVCVALNKPLVFGSILRFEGQVSVFNYKGGPTYRCLFPEAEEGDNCEVAGVIGILPGIIGTYMANEAIKIICEFGEILSGKLLVLNALGNTTNVFSFSRSPEFPVMPIEKSSVISKTVSTNKIEEMFFEDLENRLESNSDDLYLIDVRENYEFEEDFIGGENIPLSELPENIANFPADKTVVFYCTTGKRSRMAATLLAKSNFQGQSFWVKKG; encoded by the coding sequence GTGGAGTCTCAGGAAAGAAAAAGATATAGTCGACAAATAGTGCTTCTAGAAATGGGAATTTCCGGGCAGGAAAAACTGAAAGCTGCCAAGGTGCTTGTCATTGGCGCTGGTGGCTTGGGTTGTCCTGTTTTGCAATATTTGACTGCTGCCGGAGTTGGAACCATTGGTGTGGTTGATGACGATACCGTTGATATTACAAATCTTCACCGGCAGATTTTATATTCCGCTGATGATATTGGAAAAGGAAAAGCGAAAACTGCCGTTGAGAAGCTTTCTGTCATGAATCCTTTTGTCAATCTTATTGCAATTCCTGTAAGATTGGATGAAACGAATGCTTTGGAAATTATTTCAAATTACGATTTGGTCATTGACGGATCTGACAATTTTCCAACCCGTTATCTTGCCAATGACGTTTGTGTCGCTTTGAATAAGCCTTTGGTTTTTGGCTCCATTTTACGTTTTGAAGGTCAGGTTTCAGTTTTCAATTATAAAGGTGGTCCAACATACCGTTGTCTTTTTCCCGAAGCTGAGGAAGGTGATAATTGTGAAGTTGCCGGTGTGATCGGAATTTTGCCGGGCATTATTGGTACCTATATGGCCAATGAAGCCATCAAAATAATCTGCGAATTTGGCGAAATACTTTCCGGAAAATTGCTGGTTTTGAATGCACTTGGAAATACTACCAATGTGTTCAGTTTTAGTCGTTCACCTGAATTTCCGGTTATGCCAATTGAGAAATCATCTGTTATTTCAAAAACAGTTTCTACAAATAAAATTGAGGAAATGTTTTTTGAAGATCTGGAAAACCGATTAGAATCAAACTCCGATGATTTATACCTTATTGATGTAAGAGAAAATTATGAATTTGAGGAAGATTTTATTGGTGGTGAAAATATTCCTCTTTCAGAATTACCGGAAAATATTGCCAATTTCCCTGCTGATAAAACCGTTGTATTTTATTGCACGACCGGAAAACGAAGCCGCATGGCGGCAACTTTATTAGCAAAAAGTAATTTTCAGGGTCAAAGTTTTTGGGTCAAAAAAGGATAG
- a CDS encoding thiamine phosphate synthase yields MKLLAISNPEFIPDEAEIINSLFREGLVCLHIRKPESNPADFRNLLSKVHADFLDRISIHQHHDLAGEFGIKRLHFTEKERKSVSTEILENLKSGGFLLSTSIHDLSELKILSGLFSYTFFGPVFNSISKSGYQGVLSHDFFIEPEIKKIPIIGLGGINRRNLQQIENMNFDGAAILGTLWENPENAIMSFRELRELVNFINQSET; encoded by the coding sequence ATGAAACTATTAGCCATATCCAATCCTGAATTTATCCCTGACGAGGCTGAAATAATAAACAGTCTTTTCAGGGAAGGATTGGTGTGTTTACATATCCGAAAACCCGAAAGTAACCCGGCTGATTTTAGGAATTTATTAAGTAAAGTCCATGCGGATTTTCTCGACAGAATTTCAATTCACCAGCACCATGATCTGGCCGGAGAATTTGGGATTAAAAGGCTTCATTTTACTGAAAAAGAAAGAAAATCAGTATCGACGGAAATTCTGGAAAATTTAAAGTCCGGTGGTTTTCTGCTAAGTACTTCAATTCATGATTTATCTGAATTGAAAATTCTTTCCGGGCTTTTCAGCTACACATTTTTCGGGCCGGTGTTTAACAGTATTTCAAAATCAGGTTATCAAGGAGTTCTGAGTCATGATTTTTTCATTGAACCTGAAATTAAAAAAATACCAATTATTGGATTGGGCGGAATAAATCGTCGAAATCTTCAACAAATAGAAAATATGAATTTTGACGGAGCCGCTATTTTGGGAACGTTGTGGGAGAATCCGGAAAATGCTATTATGAGTTTTCGGGAATTACGGGAGTTGGTGAATTTTATCAATCAATCTGAAACATAA
- the thiC gene encoding phosphomethylpyrimidine synthase ThiC codes for MKTEKTPDTEVISRKPFPKSRKIYVKGKIHDISVAMREVSLSDTKVHGKLGLIEKNPSVTIYDTSGPFTDPNIEIDVKKGLEPLRAPWILKRGDVEQLETISSEYGTQRKNDKSLDALRFAHISKPYRAKAGQNVSQLHYAKKGIITAEMEYIAIRENQRIEEQIAELNGKSGILAHQHAGHSFGANTPKGFITPEFVRSEVAAGRAVIPVNINHPESEPMIIGRNFLVKINANIGNSAVTSSIEEEVEKTVWACRWGADTIMDLSTGKNIHETREWIIRNSPVPIGTVPIYQALEKVNGKAEDLTWELFRDTLIEQAEQGVDYFTIHAGVLLRYIPLTAKRITGIVSRGGSIMAKWCLAHHKENFLYTHFEDICEIMKAYDVAFSLGDGLRPGCIADANDAAQFSELETLGELTKIAWKHDIQTIIEGPGHVPMHLIKENMEKQLEHCQEAPFYTLGPLTTDIAPGYDHITSAIGAAMIGWFGTAMLCYVTPKEHLGLPNKKDVKDGVITYKIAAHAADLAKGHPGAQYRDNALSKARFEFRWEDQFNLSLDPDTAKEFHDETLPAEGAKIAHFCSMCGPNFCSMKITQDVRDYAEENGLMEEMALEEGMQEKAREFANKGSEIYL; via the coding sequence ATGAAAACTGAAAAAACACCAGACACAGAAGTAATTTCAAGAAAACCTTTTCCAAAATCCAGGAAGATTTATGTGAAAGGAAAAATACACGACATTTCCGTCGCCATGCGTGAGGTATCTCTTAGCGATACAAAAGTGCATGGAAAATTGGGATTGATTGAAAAAAATCCATCCGTTACCATTTACGACACCAGTGGTCCATTTACAGATCCCAACATAGAAATCGATGTAAAAAAAGGACTTGAACCATTAAGAGCTCCCTGGATTTTAAAACGTGGAGATGTGGAGCAGCTTGAAACCATTTCGTCAGAATACGGAACACAGCGCAAAAATGACAAAAGTCTGGATGCTTTAAGATTTGCCCACATCAGTAAACCGTACCGTGCAAAAGCAGGTCAAAATGTTTCTCAACTGCATTATGCCAAAAAGGGAATTATTACGGCTGAAATGGAATATATAGCGATTCGTGAAAACCAGCGGATTGAAGAACAGATTGCAGAACTAAACGGAAAATCAGGAATTCTGGCACATCAGCACGCCGGACATAGTTTCGGAGCAAATACACCAAAAGGATTTATTACGCCGGAGTTTGTACGATCAGAAGTAGCTGCGGGTAGAGCCGTAATTCCGGTTAATATCAATCATCCGGAAAGTGAGCCCATGATTATTGGCAGAAATTTTCTTGTCAAAATCAATGCAAATATTGGGAATTCAGCTGTAACATCCAGCATTGAAGAAGAAGTGGAGAAAACGGTTTGGGCTTGCCGCTGGGGAGCTGATACGATCATGGATCTTTCGACAGGAAAAAATATTCATGAAACCCGGGAATGGATTATCCGCAATTCTCCTGTACCGATCGGCACCGTTCCAATTTATCAGGCGCTTGAAAAAGTGAATGGAAAAGCCGAAGATCTTACCTGGGAATTGTTCAGGGATACCCTAATTGAACAGGCGGAACAAGGTGTTGATTATTTCACAATTCATGCCGGGGTTTTGCTGAGATATATTCCGCTAACAGCCAAACGGATCACAGGAATTGTTTCCCGTGGCGGTTCAATAATGGCAAAGTGGTGTCTTGCCCATCACAAGGAAAACTTTCTCTACACCCATTTTGAAGATATCTGTGAGATCATGAAAGCGTACGACGTCGCATTTTCTTTGGGTGATGGTCTAAGACCGGGCTGCATCGCAGACGCCAATGACGCCGCACAATTTTCTGAACTGGAAACTTTGGGTGAATTAACAAAAATTGCCTGGAAACATGATATCCAAACCATTATTGAAGGCCCCGGCCACGTGCCTATGCATTTGATAAAAGAGAATATGGAAAAACAACTGGAACATTGTCAGGAAGCTCCATTTTACACTTTGGGACCATTAACAACCGACATTGCTCCCGGTTATGACCATATTACCTCTGCAATAGGTGCAGCGATGATTGGCTGGTTTGGAACGGCGATGCTTTGTTACGTTACACCAAAAGAGCATTTGGGTTTGCCTAATAAAAAAGATGTAAAAGACGGTGTGATCACGTACAAAATCGCTGCCCACGCCGCAGATTTGGCAAAAGGACACCCAGGAGCGCAATATCGTGACAATGCATTAAGCAAAGCAAGATTCGAATTCCGCTGGGAAGATCAGTTCAACCTTTCACTTGATCCGGATACCGCCAAAGAATTCCATGATGAAACATTACCCGCCGAAGGTGCCAAAATCGCTCACTTCTGTTCTATGTGCGGACCGAACTTCTGTTCGATGAAAATCACACAGGATGTTCGTGATTATGCCGAAGAAAATGGTTTGATGGAAGAAATGGCACTGGAAGAAGGTATGCAGGAAAAAGCAAGAGAATTTGCTAATAAAGGCAGCGAAATCTACTTATAA
- a CDS encoding RidA family protein, with amino-acid sequence MKTERRSILKKLFASVAGVTGLGMASSQAKALEAAPEKEVGNVVNHQDVPLFSGHTKFNNLVFIAGKGAHFEGDITAHTKHVLDEVEKELIAAGSSMQKVLKVSVLLHDLNDYKAMNEAYKGRFGDKPPVRTTVAVYGGVPGNSLVEIDCIAYI; translated from the coding sequence ATGAAAACAGAACGCAGATCAATCCTTAAAAAATTATTCGCCTCGGTAGCCGGTGTAACAGGACTTGGCATGGCATCTTCACAAGCGAAAGCACTTGAAGCTGCACCTGAAAAGGAAGTTGGAAATGTTGTTAACCACCAGGATGTACCACTGTTTTCAGGGCATACAAAATTCAATAATCTTGTTTTTATAGCAGGTAAAGGCGCCCACTTTGAGGGCGATATTACAGCCCATACAAAACATGTTCTGGATGAAGTTGAAAAAGAATTGATTGCCGCTGGCTCTTCGATGCAAAAAGTATTAAAAGTAAGCGTTTTGCTTCATGACCTGAATGATTACAAGGCAATGAACGAAGCTTACAAAGGCAGATTTGGCGATAAGCCACCAGTGCGCACAACGGTTGCCGTTTATGGCGGAGTACCGGGAAACTCGCTTGTGGAAATAGATTGCATCGCCTACATCTAG
- a CDS encoding RraA family protein → MKIKSIVAAALFLSFNFFNSLHAQTISKEELIFLTSEWKGERFPDGRPKVSDDFIRRAKEIAIEEAWVVLQNEGYNSQFDANWKMIHQDVTIAGRALTAQFMPSRPDVEKNIKERGAKNGRIGNTNSWPIDQLSKGDVYVADGFGKIAQGTLIGDNLGNSIFAKSGNGVVFDASARDLEGLSKIEGFNAFVRDWDPSYLKDVVLMGLNTPIRIGRAIVLPGDLVLAKREGIIFIPAHLVEKVVLTAEFIAIRDKFGIQMLKEGKYTPGQIDSQWSDKLKDDFLKWLDKNPKEIPMKRSELDEYMKKRTW, encoded by the coding sequence ATGAAAATTAAATCCATTGTTGCCGCAGCATTATTTTTAAGCTTTAATTTTTTCAATTCTCTTCACGCCCAAACCATATCAAAAGAAGAATTGATTTTTTTGACTTCTGAATGGAAAGGCGAACGTTTCCCTGACGGAAGACCAAAAGTGTCTGATGACTTCATTCGCCGGGCAAAAGAAATTGCCATTGAAGAAGCCTGGGTTGTGCTCCAAAATGAAGGTTATAATTCTCAGTTTGATGCAAACTGGAAAATGATCCATCAGGATGTGACTATCGCAGGTCGTGCACTTACTGCACAATTTATGCCTTCCCGCCCGGATGTTGAAAAAAATATAAAAGAACGGGGTGCAAAAAATGGCCGTATCGGAAATACCAACTCGTGGCCGATAGACCAGCTTTCCAAAGGTGATGTTTACGTTGCTGACGGTTTTGGAAAAATTGCCCAGGGTACTTTAATCGGTGATAATCTTGGAAATTCAATATTTGCAAAATCAGGAAACGGCGTTGTTTTTGATGCCTCAGCAAGAGATTTGGAAGGTTTGTCAAAAATTGAAGGTTTCAACGCATTTGTCCGTGACTGGGATCCTTCTTATTTGAAAGATGTGGTTTTAATGGGACTTAATACGCCTATCCGCATCGGAAGAGCGATTGTTTTACCGGGAGATCTAGTTCTTGCCAAAAGAGAAGGTATCATTTTCATCCCTGCGCATTTGGTTGAAAAGGTAGTTTTAACCGCTGAATTTATCGCGATCCGTGACAAATTCGGAATTCAGATGTTGAAAGAAGGAAAATACACACCGGGACAAATTGATAGTCAGTGGTCAGACAAATTAAAAGATGATTTCCTGAAATGGCTGGATAAAAACCCAAAAGAAATTCCAATGAAGCGTTCTGAACTGGACGAATACATGAAGAAAAGAACCTGGTAA
- the thiS gene encoding sulfur carrier protein ThiS, with the protein MEISINQQRTEIPERSSVEELLSSLFADSSKGIAIAINQAIIPKKEWPLHILNPNDKITLIKATQGG; encoded by the coding sequence ATGGAAATCAGCATTAATCAGCAACGTACAGAAATTCCCGAACGCTCTTCGGTTGAAGAACTTTTGTCTTCCTTGTTTGCAGATTCCTCCAAAGGAATCGCTATTGCGATCAATCAGGCCATTATTCCAAAAAAGGAATGGCCTCTTCACATACTCAATCCCAACGATAAAATCACCCTGATCAAAGCTACACAGGGAGGTTAA
- the thiH gene encoding 2-iminoacetate synthase ThiH: MSSFKDLFETYTWDDVKESIYSKTKNDVERALHTSRRNLEDFKALISPAATTYLEPMAQLSQQLTQKRFGKTIQLYIPLYLSNECTNICTYCGFSLDNKVRRKTLTEDEILQEVKVIKSLGYDHVLLVTGEANQTVHVQYFKKVLKLIRPYFAQVSMEVQPLDTEEYVELIPLGLTSVLIYQETYHKEDYKKHHPKGKKSNFNYRLETPDRLGQAGIHKMGLGVLIGLEDWRTDSFFTALHLNYLEKTYWQTRYSLSFPRLRPFSGGLEPKVEMNDKELVQLICAYRLFNEEVEISLSTRESEKFRNHCVQLGITSISAGSKTNPGGYAVEPESLEQFEISDERSPFEIAAMIRSKGYEPVWKDWDKVMQC; the protein is encoded by the coding sequence ATGAGTAGTTTTAAAGATTTATTCGAAACATATACCTGGGATGATGTTAAGGAAAGTATTTATTCCAAAACAAAAAACGATGTTGAGCGCGCTTTACATACATCCCGAAGAAATCTGGAAGATTTTAAAGCGTTAATTTCTCCTGCGGCTACCACCTATCTGGAACCTATGGCGCAGCTAAGTCAGCAGTTGACACAAAAGCGTTTTGGAAAAACAATCCAGCTTTATATTCCACTTTATCTTTCCAATGAATGCACCAATATTTGCACCTATTGCGGGTTCAGTCTGGATAATAAAGTGCGGAGAAAAACGCTGACCGAAGACGAGATTTTACAGGAAGTAAAAGTGATCAAAAGCCTTGGCTATGATCATGTACTTTTGGTGACAGGCGAAGCGAATCAAACCGTACATGTACAATATTTCAAAAAAGTTTTAAAATTAATTCGTCCGTATTTTGCTCAGGTTTCGATGGAAGTTCAGCCTCTGGACACGGAAGAATATGTTGAACTGATTCCACTTGGATTAACTTCGGTATTGATTTATCAGGAAACTTATCACAAAGAAGATTATAAAAAACACCATCCCAAAGGAAAAAAATCTAACTTTAATTACCGTTTGGAAACGCCGGACAGACTGGGCCAGGCTGGTATTCATAAAATGGGTTTAGGCGTTTTAATTGGTTTGGAAGATTGGCGGACGGATAGTTTTTTCACAGCTTTACATCTCAATTATCTTGAAAAAACATATTGGCAAACCCGTTACAGTTTATCATTTCCCAGACTTCGCCCCTTTTCGGGTGGGTTGGAGCCAAAAGTTGAAATGAATGACAAAGAATTGGTGCAACTCATTTGTGCTTATCGTTTGTTTAATGAAGAAGTAGAAATTTCTCTATCAACCAGAGAGTCTGAAAAGTTCAGAAATCATTGTGTACAACTTGGAATAACATCCATAAGTGCAGGTTCAAAAACAAATCCGGGAGGATATGCAGTGGAACCTGAATCGTTGGAGCAATTTGAAATTTCAGATGAAAGAAGTCCGTTTGAAATCGCAGCGATGATCAGGTCTAAGGGATATGAGCCTGTTTGGAAAGATTGGGATAAGGTAATGCAATGTTGA
- a CDS encoding bile acid:sodium symporter family protein: protein MNIYKLLSGVAILCLVVALYLTVTGNLAQAGPFFIGFFLALAISFRGSETLKGFTYTTIIFAAVTTALYYPQYFQQYDGFKFATLITPLIQIIMFGMGTSMSFEDFVGVVKMPRGVFIGVTSHFLIMPLLGFTLASISGFPAEIAAGIILIGCSPNGMASNVISYLAKANLALSITITAISTMLAPLMTPMLMKLYAGAFVEIDMLHMMWDIVKMVILPIGAGLIFNKLFHGKANWLDTAMPLVSMSGIAFIIVIITAAGRDSLLTIGPALIGLVLIHNLLGYTLGYFSGKLFKMSERDCRTIAIEVGMQNGGLASGIAKEMGKMATVGLAPAVFGPLMNITGSILASYWHRKPTGDEATYVETGRAH from the coding sequence ATGAATATTTACAAGCTTCTATCTGGTGTTGCTATTTTGTGTCTGGTTGTAGCGCTTTATCTTACAGTAACAGGAAATCTGGCTCAGGCGGGCCCGTTTTTTATTGGCTTTTTCTTAGCATTGGCCATAAGTTTCAGAGGGTCGGAAACTTTGAAAGGATTTACTTATACAACGATTATTTTTGCAGCCGTTACTACTGCTTTATATTATCCTCAATATTTTCAGCAATATGATGGTTTCAAATTTGCAACGCTGATTACGCCATTAATCCAGATAATCATGTTTGGAATGGGGACTTCGATGAGTTTTGAGGATTTTGTTGGTGTTGTAAAAATGCCAAGAGGTGTTTTTATCGGTGTTACAAGTCACTTTTTAATCATGCCGCTTTTGGGTTTTACACTGGCAAGCATCAGCGGTTTTCCAGCTGAAATTGCAGCCGGAATTATCCTGATCGGTTGTTCTCCAAATGGTATGGCGTCCAATGTAATTTCCTATTTGGCAAAAGCAAATCTTGCATTATCTATTACAATTACTGCAATTTCAACCATGCTGGCTCCTTTAATGACGCCAATGCTGATGAAATTATATGCCGGTGCTTTTGTTGAAATTGATATGCTGCATATGATGTGGGATATTGTTAAAATGGTAATTCTGCCAATTGGTGCCGGATTAATTTTCAACAAATTGTTTCACGGAAAAGCAAATTGGCTGGATACTGCAATGCCTTTGGTTTCGATGTCAGGAATTGCATTTATTATTGTGATTATTACGGCGGCAGGAAGGGACAGTCTTTTGACGATCGGGCCGGCTTTAATAGGACTGGTGTTGATTCACAATCTTTTGGGATATACGCTTGGATATTTCTCGGGGAAACTATTCAAAATGAGCGAACGAGATTGTCGTACAATTGCCATTGAAGTTGGTATGCAGAATGGCGGATTGGCGTCAGGAATAGCAAAGGAAATGGGAAAAATGGCGACAGTAGGTTTGGCACCCGCGGTTTTTGGACCATTAATGAATATTACCGGATCAATCCTCGCATCTTATTGGCATAGAAAACCTACGGGTGACGAAGCCACGTATGTAGAAACCGGACGAGCTCATTAA
- a CDS encoding amidohydrolase/deacetylase family metallohydrolase — protein sequence MKKIILSMGLLMACCSISANAQKYTIIIKGGHVIDPKNNINGIMDVALNGDTVKSVAKNIDPKLAAQVVDAKGMYVTPGLIDMHSHNFYGTKMDQTYSNGPNALPPDGFTFRTGVTTVVDAGCAGWKSFPDFKKQTIDISKTRVLAFLNIVGEGMRGGTYEQNIADMDPENTARVAKENPDYVVGVKLAHFNGHDWTPTDKAVAAGKLANIPVMIDFGGSTPVLSIEELFMQHLRPGDIFTHCFGQLSSREPILDVKTGKIKPFVYEARKKGILFDVGYGGISFAFSQAIPAVKSGFYPNTISTDIHTGSMNAAMKDMLNVMSKFLAMGMDLQSVIKASTWAPAQAIHREQLGSLTVGGLADIAVLRVLKGNFSMNDTGVFGFFDYTGTKITGKEKLECELTIRAGKVVYDLNGITSPIVVASKRN from the coding sequence ATGAAAAAAATAATTCTTTCCATGGGTCTTTTAATGGCCTGTTGCAGCATTTCCGCGAATGCTCAAAAATACACCATCATTATCAAAGGAGGCCACGTTATTGATCCGAAGAATAATATCAACGGTATCATGGATGTTGCTTTAAACGGTGACACCGTTAAAAGTGTAGCCAAAAACATTGATCCGAAACTTGCCGCACAGGTTGTTGATGCCAAAGGAATGTACGTTACTCCGGGATTAATTGATATGCACTCGCATAACTTTTACGGAACAAAAATGGATCAGACGTACAGCAACGGACCTAACGCATTGCCTCCGGACGGTTTTACTTTTCGTACCGGCGTTACTACGGTTGTAGACGCAGGTTGTGCCGGTTGGAAATCCTTTCCTGACTTCAAAAAACAAACCATAGATATTTCAAAAACCCGTGTTCTGGCATTTCTGAATATTGTAGGAGAAGGAATGCGTGGCGGAACATATGAGCAGAATATCGCTGATATGGATCCTGAAAATACAGCACGCGTTGCCAAAGAAAATCCTGACTATGTAGTTGGTGTAAAACTGGCTCACTTCAACGGCCACGACTGGACGCCAACTGACAAAGCTGTGGCAGCCGGAAAACTCGCCAATATTCCTGTTATGATTGATTTTGGCGGAAGCACTCCCGTACTTTCAATCGAAGAATTATTCATGCAGCACCTTCGTCCGGGTGATATTTTCACACATTGCTTCGGACAATTATCAAGTCGCGAACCAATTCTGGATGTTAAAACCGGAAAAATTAAACCATTCGTTTACGAAGCTCGTAAAAAAGGAATTCTGTTTGATGTGGGTTATGGTGGTATCAGTTTCGCTTTTTCTCAGGCAATTCCGGCTGTGAAAAGTGGATTTTATCCAAATACAATCAGCACCGATATTCATACGGGAAGTATGAACGCTGCGATGAAAGATATGCTGAATGTGATGTCCAAATTCCTGGCTATGGGTATGGATCTGCAAAGCGTTATCAAAGCGAGTACCTGGGCTCCTGCACAGGCAATTCACAGAGAGCAGCTTGGAAGCTTAACCGTAGGCGGACTAGCCGATATCGCAGTTTTACGCGTCTTGAAAGGAAATTTCAGCATGAACGATACCGGTGTTTTTGGTTTCTTTGATTATACCGGAACAAAAATTACGGGTAAAGAAAAACTGGAATGTGAACTGACAATCCGCGCCGGAAAAGTGGTATATGACCTGAACGGAATCACCTCGCCTATCGTCGTTGCTTCAAAAAGAAATTAA
- a CDS encoding thiazole synthase, translating to MLKIADKEFSSRLFTGTGKFNSSKLMEEALIASGSELVTVALRRVDMNNADDDILIHLKHPSIDLLPNTSGVRTAKEAVFAAQLAREALETNWIKLEIHPDPKYLMPDPIETLLATEELAKLGFVILPYIHADPVLCKRLENAGASAVMPLGSPIGSNKGLKTIDFLEIIIEQSKVPVIVDAGIGSPSDAAKAMELGADAVLVNTAIAIAGNPVQMAIAFKMAVEAGRMAYHARLGKQGNFAVASSPLTAFLDE from the coding sequence ATGTTAAAAATAGCTGACAAAGAATTTTCATCACGACTTTTCACGGGAACCGGGAAATTCAATTCTTCAAAATTGATGGAAGAGGCGCTCATCGCATCCGGCTCCGAATTGGTAACCGTTGCACTTCGAAGAGTTGATATGAACAATGCGGACGATGATATTTTAATACATCTCAAACATCCGTCTATTGACTTATTACCCAACACATCCGGTGTCCGCACAGCCAAAGAAGCAGTTTTTGCGGCACAACTTGCAAGAGAAGCTTTGGAAACCAACTGGATAAAACTCGAAATTCATCCTGATCCAAAGTACCTGATGCCCGATCCTATTGAAACCCTTCTGGCAACTGAAGAACTGGCAAAACTGGGTTTTGTAATTCTTCCCTACATTCACGCTGATCCGGTTTTGTGCAAGCGACTTGAAAATGCGGGCGCTTCCGCAGTGATGCCATTGGGATCACCCATTGGAAGCAATAAAGGCTTGAAAACGATTGATTTTCTGGAAATCATTATTGAGCAGAGTAAAGTTCCGGTGATTGTCGACGCTGGAATTGGCTCACCTTCGGATGCCGCAAAAGCAATGGAACTTGGTGCGGATGCTGTTCTGGTCAATACCGCGATTGCCATCGCTGGAAATCCGGTTCAGATGGCGATTGCTTTTAAAATGGCCGTAGAAGCTGGAAGAATGGCTTACCATGCCAGATTAGGAAAACAAGGAAATTTTGCCGTGGCAAGCAGCCCGTTAACCGCCTTTTTAGATGAGTAG